The region CTTAGGAAGGGCATCAATTTAGGAGTGGAACTAAATTAGGCCTAGATGAAAGCTTGCTGTTGACACACCCTAAAAAAGCTGAAAAGTAATTACACAAGGATAAAACTACTCCCATGTAACATAATGGGTTGCCAAAACAAAGTCCAACACTATATAAAGGAATTCAACAAAACTCAGCTCCCAACAATGTAAAATGCACAAAGTTCACTTCCATCCAAAGTAACGAAACAAATGAGCAAGAATTCATGAACCAAtaccaagagaaaaatgaatcaacACAGACACAACAAAAGAGATGATGGGATTCGCAGAGGACACTAAAAGAGGTTTTATAAATACGTTCTGCATATtcaaagaggtaaaaaaaaaaaaaaagaacctgctgaagagagaaaaggaaaatatattttaaataaataaaactcagagATGAAAGAAACCACTTGAAGTGCAAACAACGCGGAATGGGATTTACAGCCCAAGACAGTGCAGAAGAAAGGATCAGTGGACTTGAAGACACTGCAATagactaagaaaatgaaaaacagaaatgtgagtgaaaacagaaaaattaattaaatggttaatttgatgaaaaatttccaaatctgatgaaaaactataaatatataaaccccCAAATCTTgacaaaaacacaagcaaaataattacaaagaaaaataagccaAGGCATACAATAATCAAACTGCTAAAAAAACAGTGATAAACACAAAAtcttaaaaggaacaaaaataaaaatgatggcaTGGCATACTTCTCTTTAGAATCTGTGCAACCAGAAAACAATgggcaaattattaaaatatttaaataagccCTGCAAATCCAAAATTCTATATTCAGCAAAATTATCTTCCAAAAAGCGAAGGCAAAATAAacttgaggaaaaaagaaaaacccaaaagcCAAGGAATTAACCATGACCGTGCATACACTAAATAACtgttaaaggaagttcttcaggcagAAAATGGTGTATCAAATAGAAATCTGGGTCCacataatatggtattttttttctccttggtcCCAATACTCAGTTTCCAATTGGTTTCAATGAACTATTATGGCCTAGACCGCGAAATGTAATCcttgtttttaatacttttatttgGATAAaacattttgcagttttcacaaCAAGCAACTTAATGAATTTTTAGAATACAACCCATTCTCAAGTTGCAGATATGTGTACTATGGTTTCTCTACAGTTtccatataaaatgtttttatatttactgaaaaattgaGTTAACTTACAAAGTACCTCTTTAAGTAATAATAAAGACGCTAACACTTGCTATTTGTAAACATAAAAGTATTTCAAGTGTTTGAGAGGAATTCTAAAAAGATCTAAGGGATGACACTGGTCCTTGGAGATGACAGCTGGAATGCCCATCATCACCCTGTGCTTTAAAGCTGGTACGTGTGTCAGAACACTTGGCTTTTTAAAGAGCTTCGTGGAAAGCCCATCATCTATAGGCtgactcagttttacagtcagttctttatctgtttttgaaatggtaatttttttttcattctttcatttatgtttcaaaaaaaacagaatatttacTTTAGTTAGTGGCAAATACTTTTAGCAACTTTGAAAATGACTTTCATCATTACTAAGTGTTTAAGaagattcatttaaatttttccaaTATATCTTCCACTTCATTTTATttagtaaaatattaaattacagAGGTGCAGTATATTTTTTCAAGTCTTGAAACATCTTTTCTATCCTCATCGCCTATTCTTCTATAATCCATATTTCCCAAATCTTCCTCCTCTCTCAAATGATACATTTTCATGGTTAAGACAGCAGTACCTACAATGAGATGTGGACTGGATTTATGCCTTCACTGCCTCTGTGCACTGTGATCTTGGACAGCTACCTAATTTCCTGTAACTGTCACCAGTCTCCACAGCTGCCGAGGTGGGATAAGTGTGCACAACACTTAGCACATCAAACATAGCTGCTCTTTGTCCCCTTTGCTTCGAACATTCTCATGAAGCAGTGAATATATGTCATCAATTCAGAGGAAGGCACAAACACCCATGATTCAATTTGGGTTCTCTTAAAATCTCATAACAGATTTATTTAGGCAGGGTTTATGTTAAGCTGAATTTTTCAGCTTAAGGGAGAGCTGCTCCTTTAGAAACAAGGAAGGCAGATGTGGATCCTCTCACGCTCTCAGAAACTGTGAACGTTCTCatcaatacaaaattaaagggattacacagctctttaaaaaaaaaacttgtgtaaCTCTTCCAAATACAATTAGTCTAGGTATCTATTGACATTTCAGCTTTATTTATTGTACTGAAGGACAGACTGGTGAGATTTCAAACTTAAGGACTGAACACCACCTGTTTATTTTCCCGTTCGGTAAAGCACTTTCCATATtagacaaaaacaaaccaaaaaaacaagcaaaaaagggAGTCCTTTCATTTCAGTTTACATTAAATTCTGCTGCTCATAAAAGCTTAAGGTACTTTAAGAAAGAATTCGCTCAACCTGGCAGATGCTAAGATATATTACTACACCCATACATGGAAGGATTTAACCAAAGTAGGTGGAAAGATCCATTAGATTTTTAGAATTTTGTGGtacaataatttcaaatttatttaggCGCAAATTTTTGCATATTTGCCCTTTGGTTATTGTTAtaaaaaatatctttccattttaggAAATCACAAATATAAAAGattaagaacaaactaaatgcaCCTCAAGCTACGTTTCTGAATATACTTTCTTGGTCACCATGTAACTCAATAATTTCAACAATACAAGACATAACTCACAagggtagttaaaaaaaaaaaagaggtagttAAGTTTATTCCAAATAGCAACATGAACCAACTACTATTCCCTGGATGATCAGACAACCTGGGATTAACCCCTTTTAACCTCAATCTtgttaatttcaaaatacaaGATTTTATTATGCTACAATCCAACATAATCCCAGGTACACTCAAAATGTTTGTCACAAATTTTACTAGCAGTACTGAGGTTTCCACTGCTGTCACTAACCTAAATCAACCCATGATGATTTATGCACAATGAAAATGAGTCATGACTAAATTCTTCAATCAACATTTCCAGAATCCTTTAAAGAAAATACTTAGGGAAGGAATGTTGATAATGGGGCACAGGATATATGAGAAATCTCTATACCTTCAattctcagttttgctgtgaacctaaagtTGCTCTAAAAAcaactgtcttaaaaaaaaattggaacatatttctttttttgccaTCTAGTCCCATGAAACCCACCTAAGAGTTTCAATTTCCTATACtaacttttaaaactaaaatattaaatattaatattttaatattaaatattaaattaattaatttaattaatatttaatattaaattaaaaatattaatacaccACATTACACATTCCACGAGCAGAAGACCTATTTTTAGAAAGAATGGGGGAATAAAGTCTGACTTCTGGTTTAAGCAGCTCTGCACACTGACATTATTACTTAGAACCCCCAAATCCTGTCATAGCCTAGACACGTACCataaaaagatttagaaaattaTACTTGAATTGGCAATAATAAAATTGGTGCAAAGTGTAACTATTATGAGTATATGGAACATAATAGTGCTGAAACTTGATTAATCAAGCTCATTTTGTTCTTAGTGTGATTctaagagtaaaaatttcctaaTAAATCACAAAGGAACAGCAGTCTTAACAATGATTCTTTGTCTGGAATACAGTTAATAAAGCGAACCTAGGATGCCACCGTCAAACCTCACAACCATCCCTACAGAGGGCGCCGGGAGCAGTATTAAAAACAGTATCCTGGTGGGTGGCAGCCACACGCTCACCTTGACGGTGGAGCCAGCGTACAGCCTCCGTGCAAGCAATCTTCCTGCCTGGATTGCTACTGGGGTGAGCTCCACCTTCCCCTCCAACACATCGCCAATGGCATAGATGTAAGGCACATTGGTCTGCTCCTCATCCGTGACGGGTATTTTTCCAGTCCTGCAAATTCATTCAGTTAAAATCATCATCAATTACCACTTTTAAGTAAGCAGAACAAAACCCCCTTTCTCCCAAAGAAGCCCAATACTGTGACCCTACCTGAGACCAAAGTTCTAATTTATTATCAAAGCAGCACCACCACCAAAACTCAGAGGAACCAAAAGCTTAGAGATTCTGGCTATTTTGAAAATCAAAGCAATAGGAGGAAAATTTTTAGAAACCCTAGAACAGGAGAACTAAAACACCGTGGTTAAGAATTAATGAGGATTCTAAATTGTTATAATCAGGTCTGTTAGTTGTTTCCTCTGCCATGTTGGAGAGCTATTTAACTCTAAGCCTCATTTTCCCACCTATAAGTGGGAATAATGATAATAGAAATAAGagtaagaagaaaaataccaccAGTCTACCTTAAGGggctgtgaggactgaatgagaatGCATATAAAACATTAGTATAACAGTCCATGGCTCCCAGTAAGTACAGAATAAACGTTAGCTATTAATATTAGACAAAATGGAAAACCCTGGCCTTAACTGGAAACAAGCTAGATGGTTATTAAGGTGGTGGAACATTTAGTCTGCTAAATTTTATTAGACCTCAACTCCCTTGTCTCTCCCactcaaggaaaaaataataataataaagcaaaaatccTCATACTAAGATTAAGAATCTCTTCTGAATAAATGTTATTCCTGAAAggtgggggtaaaaaaaaaaacaaactgtccTATTTTCAGTTTCCAAGGCAGCTAGCGGTTCACAGCACTTGTGTACTTGTTTTCACTTGGATATAAGAAAGGTGACACTGGGAAATACCCCACGCCACTCCTATAAGCAGACAACAGTCTCTATTATCTAGTATAGTCCAAAGGATTTTACCTGTTAAAACCTTTGAAAAATCAGTTTTCAGACTTGTAACTGTCACTAGAAATGTAGTGACCACTCTATTACCATAAAACTTGGTAGCTTTAAATTAAACATGGTTCAAATCTACGTACTTCATGAAACTTTCAAAGCACATACCTGCAATTAACTGGGGAGGGGTCTTTTTCTGTAcacataaacatttaaagaaacaatATGCAAAGCAGGGTATCTTTCATTTAGATtttgaagaggggaaaaaaagacaaacaggaaATACTGTGAGTGGCACTAAAAGAAGAGTTTTCTAAGCTTAAAAAGGGATCTTGCCAACTATGGTAAAAGCTAACTTAAAAAATCTAAGACTCCAGTATTAATCAATCttataaataactaaaatagtatttaataggacataattaagatttttttcttacttttcatttatttttaccccCACAGTTTCTAAGCCAATTTTTCTTGTGCAAGCATCTCTTCCGATTGCCAGCAATACctgaaaaattattaatatatagtGACTGTTAACAAAAAGGCTATGCATGagttattttatcatatttttctctgcttattaAGCCAATCTGATTCATTTTCCAGACCTGGAAAGAAAtaatacattaagaaaataatataagagttaaaacaaatcaaaattatttaaattaaatcttcTGAAGATGATAAAGTAAAAATCCTTACCCATTTCTTGTTAAGAAAAAGGGAGTGAACAATTCCTTAATAAATCTAGCCAAGTTTAGAGACAAAGACAGCATAGCCTATAACTAAATTATTTTAAGTGGTGAGCAGGGGAGATAAAAGAACATGGGGCAGAGAAATTCTAGCTCATTTAAAAGTGCTGACACTTTTtaatcacgatttgacaaacaagATTTAAGTTACAGTGGAGAAAATCTGAAGCCATCCCTGTAACCAAAACAAATTATAATATCACAAGTAATAAAGATGTCTTAGAACAGGAATAGAACCAAGGGTTTTAGAAATAGTAAACAGCCATTATTATTACTCCCCAGCAAATATCCAAAGAGCACATTATTTGCTTTCTGATGAAGTGTGACCGAGGCCCATTCTTACCGTGTTGTACTCTTCTTCGATGGTTGTGTCACCATTGGTGGACTTCGCTACCACCCTGAGTCGGCCTGGTGTCCCAGCTTCAATTTGTTCAACCTGTAAGAGTGATAAAGTCTTACTCCACAGTAAACACATGTGTCAAGAGGATAACTGTGTCTTCTCCTTCTGTCTGGTTAACCCAAAGTTAAAACACGAAATCTGGCTTTCACGTCCCACCTTCCTCATGTTAACATCATAAGGATGATATGTGATTCTTTTATTTACCGTCTTCTCACTGCTTAGTATTTGCTAGAGGGGTTTTCTTTATGATAGTTCTCAAACAGAACAGAGCTCAGAGAGAAACGTGGGAAAGGAAAAAGGCCAGAGAAAGTGCACTACAGTCTCTAAAATTAAACCAGTGACTTACTGCTTCTCCCAGGTTCCTACCTTCTAACTTACCCAGAACCATTAATACCCTGGGGCTCACATTCATAGATTCGCTTTTGACTACAATGTTCAGCTTTGCCAGCAAAGAACAGACATGGGAGTAGGTCTGTTGTGATACAGTTAAGAGCTTGAAATCCCTAAAAATCATAAGGGGCATGGAGGTATGTTTCACAACTGGGGGCTGCCTTCAGTTGTTAAAGGTGTACGGAGAATGAGCAAGTCCTGGTACTTGTGCTGTGGCAAATGAGACTGAACACACTTAGCCTATTACACAATGAGGTCAACCGCCAAATCATCGGTTTCTGTAAAACATTTACTAGGAGAAAACCCATAAAATCATCTGCAAGTTCTACTCTTCCTGTAAAATGCAACACACTCTGAATGGGAAAACTGTGAAGTCCTTTTATTTTCAACatcaacaaatagaaaagatttcCTTCTAAAATTCCCTTCATTTATTAAATAGTGAAGCCCCTCTGAATATATTGAAAATCTCTTTCctgtttaatttaaattaaaatattctaatcTTTGGAGAAGAGTTGAATTGATTCATGGCTTAGATCTGCTTAAGAATAAGGGTCTCATCCCACCTCAAACTCCTTCCTGCCTTACTCACTTCTGTGTTCCAGTCAGGCCTTTTCTGTATCCAGAACACTTTCTGCCTTTGGAACAGTTTTATTCCACACAGCCTTTTTGCACATGCTATATTCTTTGTCCAAAATGcactctctcccttctctctgtagAAGGTTCTTCCACTCACTCACTTTGTAATACAGCCAGCATTCACTTCCCGCCTTCAGGGATCAGAGACACCCTGGTAACCTGAGCAAAATGCTATGTATACAGACACAGGTTGATGTCACCTGGGATAGTCCACCACATTCTCGGAGGCCCACAACTCCCCAAATGTTAAGCTATTATAAAGGAAGACGCTGCTGTTCCATCAGCACAGCATACACATACAGCTGTCATCTTCCCATCATAGTCCTAATGCTAACACAATCCTCAGGAGAACTCTGAGATAGGTGCTATCTATTACCATCATTTTACAGAAGACACTGAGGCTCCGAGAAATTAAGTCATTCTCCCGAAGTCATATAGCAAGAAACTGGCAGAACAGTATTTGAACCCAGGTTATTCTGATCCCAGTGCTCATATTGTTACCTCTCAGCTACAAGAGATTCATGGTCCTGCAAACAACCTAAGTTACTAACccattaagttattttttaaaagacagcaaAAATTTCTTAACTTTAACAAAATAGTCCCATCCTTACTTGCACTAAAGGAAACTATTAGTTTAAGATATGCAAAGTAATAGATTTGTCACTTTATCAAAACATTTGTGGTAATATTAACAAGTCCCAGATATAACTTGGCTtattattcagcatttttgaaaGAAGATTAAATGAGCAAAAAAGGTCAGTCCacataacaaaattaaataatcatTTCCAGGGAAGCCAGAATAATATAATGCACCTGTGAACTACACTGTATACCAAGGAGAAATGtcttttgagaagaaaaaaaaagaaatcagcctAGTGTTAAAACTCTTATTTAAATCTCTGGtatgtagaaaaaaaagaaagtataatagaccaaaaataataaaatgatggaaTGTATAAAGGGAAGCATTaaacagaagagaacaaaagGTGGTAAAGTTGAGAACGGAAGGAAGAAATTATTAATTTGCAAATAAGAACAAAAGCTATCTAGGTGGTAAGAAGGTGTAAGTTTATACACCCAAATCACACAAAGAATTACTCATGTTAGCATTCCTAATGGTTTATAACACCGAAAGGATGCTCCAATCATCCACCCCAACTCTTTCTCGCACAGTATAGAATCAACAAACCTCTAAGCAACCCCACTTACTTTTATCGGCACAAACTGCCTTATAAACTTGACACCGTGTTCTGCCATATGTTCACCAATTCTGTTGGCCATGTCCTGGTCAAACCCTCTAAGGAGAATGGATCGTACCATAACAGTCACATCTAAACCTATGCCAGCAAGAAATCCAGCACATTCCAAAGCGACATAGGATGCTCCGACCACCAGGGTCTTACCCGGGCAATAAGGTAAAGAGAAAAGAtcatcactggaaaaaaaatttaaaaaaaaagaagaagaaaagaatgagaaaaatgttcATATGTGAATAACGACCAAATCAAAgtaaacatttttactttcttaagaACAAGACACTTTTCAGATTAAAAGCATACAATTGCTACACGCATAATACTTGAGAAGTTTTTATAAGGTCTTAGACACTCCCTTTCCAGCCACTCAGTTCCTCTGGGAGTAGCTCAAGATCCCGTGGCTAACCACACAAACCATGTAACTCTGACATTAGTCCAACCCATGATCAAACAGTATTATTTTGTACTATTTGGAATAATTCTCCATTTATGCGTTTAGAAATCATACATTTGCAAACCCaagtccccacccccagctctccctGGTGGAAACCTGTGTTACTTCTCATCTACAATATTATCAAGAGTGGAGAGAGAGGTGGGAAAAAACTTTTAATGTATGGGTTTCGGAATATGAAAGCCAACtgtaaaaaaagcaaaacatgacAAAATCTTCCAGGAGAGGAAGATACAAGACATGATAGATCATAAAAGCATCATCAGGgagtgagattttaaaatatgagaaggGAGACCATCCAAAGCCAGCAAGGACAAGAACTGTCATCTGTGCTGCCCCAGAGGAGGCACAAAGGATAAAATCATATTATAATAAAAACGAGTAATTTACAACACAATCAGGAGCTCCTGAGCAAAAAGCAACTAAGAGGACCTATCTATCAACAGTCTGTCTTAACAACTTAATAATTCAAAACTTCTGAACAACAATGTTttgatgggaaaaaataaatcacacagcAAAACCTTGCTTGACTCATTTATTTCAGGAGGTCCCTCTACATTGACACTGCAACCATTCAAAGAGCAATCAGTAAGGAAAAACTAGAGTTTAAGAAACCTAAATGGCGTGCTATCCCTCGAATTCTTTTAGCAACCACATAAGACATAACACACGTGATTCCAGTTTtgcaaaaaaggagaaaaaagtacatacacatgtatcaattattttccaaaatgtgaaTATCCATCTGGTTTTATACAGTATACATTTgtaatatatattcacatatataaatTTCAAATACAAATACTATAAGCATATATCTATGTTAGCGGTGATATTAACTCTGGGTGATAAGATGATCAACatttaattctgaattttttaaatgttctcttttgtgaaatagtttttcctttctctttttcctaatccCTTGCCCCTTTCAGCAAAAAACGTGGTGAAAAGCTAAGTTCCAGGAAAAGAATTAAATggatttgaagaaaaaaagactaGCCCGTCTTTTCTTCCTGCAGTCTGTCCTTACCTGCTGATGCAGTATTCTCTGTCACCAGGGATATCCAAGTAACGTGGCCTTTCACCAGTGGCAATGAGGAATTTCTCTGCTgaataaattttttctctgcctttgttatttgttgtctacaagaaatcaatgtaatttttaGTAACTTATCATCAAATGAAAAAGGCTGTTTACCATATTGTCCAATTTGATCCTCAGAAAAATCTGCTAATGCAGTAAGAAAGGGATATTAAGACTGAGTAGTTAAGAGACTTGCTCAAGGTGACAATGCCAGGAAGTGGCAGTCTTGGCTGCCAATACTCAAATCCAGGTAACCTGGCCTCAAATCCAGTCCTCTTAACCCTTTACTGCACCACCGTAAGAAGTGACTGCAAACCACCAAACTGGACGGTCTTGGTCACAGGGGCTATTACTTTTATTAGATAGAATAatcacctttttcttttcctccctggcCCCCAACGAAAgcttaaaaacacaaacaaagaaAAGCTACTCAGGCTGTCACTGCATTACCTTAATCTTATGAGGACCAACAAACTGCCCATATGCATTCTCATAGGTGACTTTCTTCTCCCGCAGAGCTACGCGGTAGCCCCAGTTCAAAGAGCCAATGTGGTTCTGCACAGCTTCTGTCATTCTTTCCCAGTCATGTTTAACTGCACAAGAAAGTAAGATAAAACGTTCAGCTTTCCCACTACCTGGCAAATATCATTTCTCAGTAACTATTTGGTCTAAAAGGACAAGTCCTTCATTTCAAGCACATAACATTTTCATCTTCACGTATTCTCTCCCTTTTAGAAAATGACCATGCAGCTTAGTGCAAAAATCCTGGCAATTCTTAAGACTAAAATAACCATACCcgaactttttcttctttatctagaGACCAACCAACCAATTTTACCTTGGATTGTCAACAGATTGTTCAGGTAATGAGGTGTGGTGAGGCCCAGGATTTTGTATGTGTAACAATCACCAAGGGATTCTGAGTAGCCAGGCTTGGAGTTACTAAACTGGTAACAGTATCCAGAGTAAGGGCTGGCAAACTATGGCTCCACCAGCCAAATCCAGCCAAAcacctttttttgtaaataaagctttattgaaaTCCAGCCACGATCATTTACTTACATACTGTCTagggctgcttttgtgctacaatgaTACAGTtgagtagctgtgacagagaccagATGGCCCgcaaagcataaaatatttactatctggccctttacagaaaaagtctgctgatcCCTGGTTTAGATAGAGAGTTTTAAGAGTCTCTTTGGCCCCCCACAAAACCCCATCTCACCAGAGAGGAAGATCTTTTAAATTCTATCATAAAATTAATCCTTTGAGCCAAAGCACTAATATAACATTAAATTTCAATGGGTAAAAATCAAtcctttgtcattcattcattaataatTAACAATGAATGGCTCCGGAAAAAAAACAGGACACAGGTAAAACATATTTTGGTGGTAGCAGGAAGACAGGTTCTGGGGAAGCTGTGGTTTTGAAGCAAGGAAAACAGAATCAACATAAATTGAGAAGAACTGTCACAGAACTGAGAAGTGAGTCTTAGGGTCAGGGTTATAAGTAGCTTGGCGAGGCAGGAAGTGGTAAGATCAACTCTATGAGAACCAGTGGCCAGCCTCTGGAAGTGGGAATGACAGCACAAAAATTGGTTTGTGgccaaaaggaagaagagaagaaataacagaGATTCAATTCATAGAATCATAAAATGTCTGAACTAAAGCAAACCTTCAGGGATCCAttcaatagtttaaaaaaaaaagttttgactgCGGCAGCCACCGTGGTCATGGACTAGGCGCTAGGGCATGGGGACACTGCAGAGAGCCTCGACCAACCTGTTGGTCTGACCTCCATCTACCACCACTTTAAGAAGACTCACTGTTTCCCCACCAGGAATAGAACAGAACCATGTAACTCACTCCCATGTGCCAATCGTCTAGCTGCAACAACTACCAACATTTTACCAATCTCATTACACATTCATCTCTTTTTGTACCAGGATACTTTAAGCGAATCCCAGACATCATTTTACTGGTCGTGGTTTTGGTTGTCACTGTGACTTAGGGATACCCAAGGGCCAGTGATTTTAAATATCCTTCACTATAGTTTGTTACAACTCAGAGCTATCTGGCCCAACGTGCCAATAACGCCTCCAGggagaaacaaaaaacagaatcAAAGGAAGGATTCACTTCTGAAATTTTACAGTGGTAGGAGTCCTAAGCAGATTATACTCTGCTAATCCTACAGGAAAATAACatgttctaaaagaaaacattaaactaTTTCAATGAGAGAAATTCAAATTCAATCATTAGACCTAATCCAACCTCAATTCTGTTAAAGCCTTCCTTTGTAACTGTCAGGCCCCACCTgacttctccttctccttctcctcaaatctccttttCTCTACCAAAGTTCCTTCATCCCCTGGTACAATAGGCGGTCACCCATCACTAGTGTGATTATGCTTAGgtaggagaaatttaaaaattccagcCCACCAGTTTGGGATTCAGCACCCAGGACTCCAGCTGTTCCTATGGACCTGATCTTGCATTCCATTCTGAGAACTGAGTTTCTGTCTTGTAAAATCTtgtaaaaaaaacttttctaCTTTATATGTTACCAGTGGTAACTGGATCCTTGTGGACTGTGGGTGGTGATGTGCCCAGAACCCCAGTTCTCCAGGGTTGCCCTGCCTTCCAATAATACCCAAACCCACCACCTTCCTGCATTCCCAAATACTCAAATACTCCTCATCCCCACTCAGTCCACTCACTGGCAGAGCCCCAGCGTTTCCCCTAGGCCTCCTGCTTTGGCTGGCTTCGTCTACCAGTGGTAATGCAATGCTGAGCCTCTGCAATGTAGATTCCAGCTGGCTAGGCAGGACTTGTATTTCGCCCGGATGTCTTCTCACGTCCACCTCAGCAGCTGGACTCTCTGCTGCTTCTGATCTGCCCCTACCCACAACAGAGCAGGCCACATCCTTAGATTCACCAACAGTAATCAGGCTAACGAAGCTAACCAGCATCTTTACCTGCTCACCTGAACCTCAAGGCACCTGAAGGGACACAAATTATTTCCATTATATACACAGGGAAATGAAGGATGGGTGACCTGCACAGGGCCACACACAAACTCAAGGCCATCACAGCCACACCGTGTATGAATCATGTGTAGGTGTGTAGTGGGGGAATATGTACATCCAGAAACTCTGCAGGTCCCCGACTGCAAACCAATGACCTTGCTTTCCCTCTAGTGACAACAGGATTCTAAAACTTCCAAAATGCTTGACTTTTAAAGGCAAATTTACTTTTTGAGCACAGAAGAACTCAAACaaataaacctgaaaaaatatGAAACCAGTAAACCCTCCAGAAAGGACCGATTCACCCAGTTTATATGGCTCACAGctcaagcaattttttttaaggcCTGAGACTTTCCCGGCACATTCTCAGCTTGGAGTTTTCACGAAAACGGCAGATCATGGCTGAGTCCTGGACGTGTCACTCCCCCGTCACCAGGCAGACTCAGCTGAGCTGCCTGGCCCAGGTCCCATTCCTCCCTCACCCTGCTCACAGCTATTTGCAGTGTCAGAGAAGACAGTCTTCCAAGAAAGCTGGA is a window of Camelus bactrianus isolate YW-2024 breed Bactrian camel chromosome 12, ASM4877302v1, whole genome shotgun sequence DNA encoding:
- the TXNRD1 gene encoding thioredoxin reductase 1, cytoplasmic → MNGSEDLPESYDYDLIIIGGGSGGLAAAKEAAKYNKKVMVLDFVTPTPLGTRWGLGGTCVNVGCIPKKLMHQAALLGQALRDSRNYGWNVEETVKHDWERMTEAVQNHIGSLNWGYRVALREKKVTYENAYGQFVGPHKIKTTNNKGREKIYSAEKFLIATGERPRYLDIPGDREYCISSDDLFSLPYCPGKTLVVGASYVALECAGFLAGIGLDVTVMVRSILLRGFDQDMANRIGEHMAEHGVKFIRQFVPIKVEQIEAGTPGRLRVVAKSTNGDTTIEEEYNTVLLAIGRDACTRKIGLETVGVKINEKTGKIPVTDEEQTNVPYIYAIGDVLEGKVELTPVAIQAGRLLARRLYAGSTVKCDYENVPTTVFTPLEYGACGLSEEKAVEKFGEENIEVYHSYFWPLEWTIPSRDNNKCYAKIVCNIKDNERVVGFHMLGPNAGEVTQGFAAALKCGLTKDQLDSTIGIHPVCAEVFTTLSVTKRSGGSILQAGC